In one Pirellulales bacterium genomic region, the following are encoded:
- the waaF gene encoding lipopolysaccharide heptosyltransferase II: MRVLAGGPRTNMHLGVFLPNWIGDVVMATPALRALRHHFPQARITGLLRPYVADVLAGTSWLDATIPYDPRGKDAAQRTLSLLRRMRRERFDAIVLLTGSFRTALLAWASGAARRVGYARHGRALLLTDRLEVPRVGGRIVPAPVLDAYLQLAYRLGCPSESPRMELATLPADEAAADAVWQRLGLAPASHVVCFNIGGAYGAAKLWPSEYFAALAQRLAAQRHCQVLVLCGPHEREAARRIVSMAGHPHVTSLADGPTTLGLIKACVRRSELLISTDSGPRHFAPAFDVPVITLFGPTHIAWSETHYARAVHLQVDVPCGPCQRRVCPLGHHRCMRDLSVDQVFAAASAMLGRAAHEQAA, translated from the coding sequence GTGAGAGTCCTCGCAGGCGGGCCCCGTACGAACATGCACCTCGGCGTCTTTCTCCCCAACTGGATCGGCGACGTCGTGATGGCGACGCCCGCGCTCCGGGCCTTGCGCCATCACTTTCCCCAAGCGCGAATTACCGGCTTGCTGCGGCCGTACGTGGCCGATGTACTGGCCGGCACCTCTTGGCTCGACGCGACCATCCCCTACGATCCGCGCGGCAAGGACGCGGCACAGCGGACGCTGAGTCTATTGCGCCGGATGCGGCGCGAACGGTTCGACGCCATCGTCCTGCTGACCGGCAGCTTTCGCACGGCGCTGTTGGCCTGGGCAAGCGGTGCGGCGCGGCGCGTCGGCTATGCGCGACACGGCCGCGCGCTGCTGTTGACCGACCGCCTCGAGGTACCCCGCGTCGGCGGGCGGATCGTGCCAGCGCCGGTGCTCGATGCCTACCTGCAGTTGGCCTATCGCCTGGGCTGTCCGAGCGAGTCGCCGCGGATGGAGCTGGCCACGTTACCCGCCGACGAAGCGGCCGCCGATGCGGTCTGGCAACGGCTGGGGCTCGCGCCGGCATCGCACGTCGTCTGCTTCAACATCGGCGGCGCATACGGTGCGGCAAAGCTCTGGCCGAGCGAATATTTCGCCGCCCTGGCCCAGCGGTTGGCTGCGCAACGGCATTGCCAGGTCCTGGTGCTTTGTGGACCACACGAACGCGAGGCGGCGCGGCGGATCGTGTCGATGGCCGGACATCCGCACGTCACGAGCCTCGCCGATGGCCCGACGACGCTCGGGCTGATCAAGGCCTGCGTCCGGCGCAGCGAGTTGCTGATCTCGACCGACAGCGGCCCGCGTCATTTTGCACCGGCCTTCGACGTCCCGGTGATCACGTTGTTCGGACCCACGCACATCGCCTGGAGCGAGACGCACTACGCGCGTGCCGTGCATTTGCAGGTCGACGTGCCTTGCGGACCGTGTCAACGGCGGGTCTGCCCGCTGGGGCATCATCGCTGCATGCGTGATTTGTCGGTCGATCAAGTTTTCGCCGCGGCCAGCGCGATGCTCGGCCGCGCGGCCCACGAACAGGCGGCGTGA